A region from the Benincasa hispida cultivar B227 chromosome 10, ASM972705v1, whole genome shotgun sequence genome encodes:
- the LOC120087973 gene encoding chitinase 1-like, producing the protein MMEYIGATGVPITFNNVPIFDDIDFHFILSFAIDADPSANPQNGKFSPYWEPSLTPESVAAIKAQHPNVKALASLSGWSLDNIVLRWRNPPNPNLWISNAFSTLQDLVVKYHLDGIDVDYENFPRHGSNFAFCIGELITLLKNQSVISVATIAPYYSTVLPYLELFHGYGKVIDFVNYQFYTDKVTTAEAYLKRFEVRAKEFGRGKLLPSYEVNGRGIQGDAFFEALSLLDENGFDVNGVMIFSADASLSNDFHFETKSQQFLLNSTTS; encoded by the coding sequence ATGATGGAGTACATCGGAGCAACAGGCGTTCCGATCACCTTCAACAACGTCCCGATCTTCGATGACATCGACTTTCATTTCATCCTCAGCTTCGCCATCGATGCAGATCCCTCCGCCAATCCTCAAAATGGGAAGTTCTCCCCCTATTGGGAGCCCTCCCTAACCCCAGAATCAGTTGCAGCCATTAAAGCTCAACACCCAAATGTCAAAGCCCTAGCCAGCCTTTCCGGTTGGAGTCTCGACAACATCGTCCTCCGGTGGCGCAACCCTCCAAACCCTAATCTCTGGATCTCCAATGCCTTCTCCACTCTCCAAGACCTCGTTGTCAAATACCACCTCGACGGCATCGACGTCGACTACGAGAATTTCCCGAGACATGGCTCCAACTTCGCTTTCTGCATTGGAGAGCTCATAACCCTATTGAAGAACCAAAGTGTAATCTCAGTAGCCACAATTGCACCGTATTACTCGACGGTGTTGCCGTACTTGGAGCTCTTCCATGGCTATGGGAAGGTGATTGATTTTGTGAACTACCAATTTTATACTGACAAGGTGACAACTGCAGAGGCGTATTTGAAGAGATTTGAGGTTCGAGCTAAGGAGTTTGGGAGAGGGAAGTTGTTGCCGAGTTATGAGGTGAATGGGAGAGGGATTCAAGGGGATGCTTTTTTTGAAGCTTTGAGTTTGTTGGATGAAAATGGATTTGATGTTAATGGAGTCATGATCTTCTCTGCAGATGCTTCCTTGTCCAATGACTTCCATTTTGAGACCAAATCTCAACAATTCTTGCTTAATTCAACTACATCATAA
- the LOC120087698 gene encoding probable indole-3-pyruvate monooxygenase YUCCA10 — protein sequence MEEVRVVIVGAGPSGLATSAYLNHLSIPNIVLEKEDCYASLWKKRAYDRLCLHLAKDFCSLPLMSHSSSTPTFMSRATFVQYLDEYVSKFNVKPRYRRSVERAWLEEDGEKNWRVEARNIETGEMEVYAAEFLVVASGENSVGHVPEVTGLNTFGGEIVHSSNYKSGQAFEGKDVLVVGCGNSGMEIAYDLSNYGAQPSIVIRSPLHVLNREMVYVGMVMMKYMPMYVVDALLTALSKLKFGDMSAYGICRPKLGPMELKYAAGKTPVIDVGTISKIRAGQIKVVPQISNIDGETIEFENGVRKKFDAIVFATGYKSSANNWLQDYELVLNERGMPRNGIPKHWKGEKKVYCVGLSRQGLAGVSADAKAVAQDISNIISNKFK from the exons ATGGAAGAAGTGAGAGTGGTGATTGTTGGTGCTGGCCCTTCTGGCTTGGCTACCTCAGCTTACCTAAATCATCTCTCAATTCCGAACATTGTTTTAGAGAAAGAAGATTGCTatgcttctctttggaagaagaGAGCTTATGATCGTTTATGCCTTCACTTAGCTAAAGACTTTTGCTCTCTTCCCTTGATGTCTCACTCCTCCTCCACCCCGACCTTCATGTCCCGAGCCACCTTTGTCCAGTATCTCGACGAATACGTTTCCAAGTTCAACGTAAAGCCTCGCTATCGTAG GAGTGTGGAGAGGGCATGGTTAGAGGAGGATGGGGAGAAGAACTGGAGGGTGGAGGCGAGGAACATCGAGACGGGGGAGATGGAGGTTTACGCGGCGGAGTTCTTGGTGGTTGCGAGCGGAGAGAACAGCGTCGGGCACGTGCCGGAGGTGACTGGGTTGAACACCTTCGGCGGAGAGATTGTTCATTCAAGTAACTATAAGAGTGGACAAGCATTTGAAGGGAAAGATGTTTTAGTGGTTGGATGTGGAAATTCTGGCATGGAAATTGCTTATGACCTCTCTAATTATGGAGCTCAGCCTTCAATTGTTATTAGAAGCCCT TTGCACGTGCTGAACAGAGAAATGGTGTATGTGGGAATGGTTATGATGAAGTATATGccgatgtatgttgtggatgcaCTTCTCACAGCCCTCTCTAAGCTCAAATTTGGCGACATGTCGGCTTATGGGATTTGTCGCCCCAAGTTGGGTCCTATGGAGCTCAAATACGCCGCCGGGAAGACGCCCGTCATTGATGTCGGAACTATTTCCAAGATCCGAGCTGGTCAAATTAAg gtTGTTCCACAGATATCAAACATTGATGGGGAAACAATTGAGTTTGAAAATGGAGTGAGGAAGAAATTTGATGCCATTGTCTTTGCCACTGGCTATAAAAGCTCTGCTAACAACTGGCTGCAG GATTATGAATTGGTGCTAAATGAAAGGGGAATGCCAAGAAATGGAATCCCAAAGCATTGGAAGGGAGAGAAGAAGGTTTATTGTGTTGGATTGTCAAGGCAAGGGTTGGCTGGAGTTTCTGCTGATGCAAAGGCTGTAGCACAAGACATTAGCAACATTATATCTAACAAATTCAAATAA